In Gopherus flavomarginatus isolate rGopFla2 chromosome 5, rGopFla2.mat.asm, whole genome shotgun sequence, one DNA window encodes the following:
- the SYPL2 gene encoding synaptophysin-like protein 2 isoform X2 — protein sequence MVCHVFSIRLACSSLHPEITKLFAIFAFGSCGSFSGETGATVKCNDDLKEMTAISVQFGYPFRLSRIPFEMPVCEGNATKRTLHLMGDFSAPSEFFVTLGVFSFLYSMAALVIYLRFHSLYIENKRLPFADFCVSVSFTFFWLVAAAAWGKGLSDVKGATRPSSLIAAMSVCHLKQAVCNAGATPAMGLANISVLFGFINFILWAGNCWFVFKETSWHAQATNKENSAEQGAIDKQ from the exons ATGGTGTGCCATGTATTCAGCATTCGGCTTGCCTGTAGCTCTCTTCATCCGGAAATCACAAAG CtctttgccatttttgcctttggatCCTGTGGCTCTTTCAGTGGGGAGACAGGGGCTACTGTGAAATGCAATGATGACCTGAAAGAGATGACTGCCATCTCTGTCCAGTTCGGATACCCTTTCAG GTTATCCAGGATTCCCTTTGAGATGCCTGTCTGCGAGGGCAACGCCACTAAAAGAACTCTGCATCTCATGGGGGACTTCTCGGCCCCTTCTGAGTTCTTCGTGACCCTGGGAGTCTTCTCCTTCCTGTACAGCATGGCAGCCCTGGTGATCTACCTGCGATTTCACTCCCTTTACATAGAGAACAAGAGGCTTCCCTTTGCG GATTTCTGTGTGAGCGTCTCCTTCACGTTCTTCTGGCTGGTggcggctgcagcctggggcaaagGCCTGTCAGACGTGAAGGGGGCCACGCGGCCGTCCAGTCTCATCGCCGCCATGTCTGTGTGCCATCTCAAACAGGCGGTGTGCAACGCTGGGGCCACGCCGGCCATGGGGCTGGCCAACATCTCCGTG CTCTTTGGCTTCATCAATTTTATCCTGTGGGCTGGAAACTGCTGGTTTGTGTTTAAAGAGACCTCGTGGCACGCGCAGGCCACCAACAAGGAGAATTCTGCTGAACAGGGAGCCATCGACAAGCAATAA
- the SYPL2 gene encoding synaptophysin-like protein 2 isoform X1 has protein sequence MSEPTAPAGDKEPGQQGRRLFGLRWGRLEEPLGFIKVLQWLFAIFAFGSCGSFSGETGATVKCNDDLKEMTAISVQFGYPFRLSRIPFEMPVCEGNATKRTLHLMGDFSAPSEFFVTLGVFSFLYSMAALVIYLRFHSLYIENKRLPFADFCVSVSFTFFWLVAAAAWGKGLSDVKGATRPSSLIAAMSVCHLKQAVCNAGATPAMGLANISVLFGFINFILWAGNCWFVFKETSWHAQATNKENSAEQGAIDKQ, from the exons ATGTCCGAGCCCACCGCCCCGGCTGGTGACAAGGAGCCCGGGCAGCAG GGCCGGCGGCTCTTCGGGCTGCGCTGGGGCCGCCTGGAGGAGCCCCTGGGCTTCATTAAGGTGCTGCAGTGG CtctttgccatttttgcctttggatCCTGTGGCTCTTTCAGTGGGGAGACAGGGGCTACTGTGAAATGCAATGATGACCTGAAAGAGATGACTGCCATCTCTGTCCAGTTCGGATACCCTTTCAG GTTATCCAGGATTCCCTTTGAGATGCCTGTCTGCGAGGGCAACGCCACTAAAAGAACTCTGCATCTCATGGGGGACTTCTCGGCCCCTTCTGAGTTCTTCGTGACCCTGGGAGTCTTCTCCTTCCTGTACAGCATGGCAGCCCTGGTGATCTACCTGCGATTTCACTCCCTTTACATAGAGAACAAGAGGCTTCCCTTTGCG GATTTCTGTGTGAGCGTCTCCTTCACGTTCTTCTGGCTGGTggcggctgcagcctggggcaaagGCCTGTCAGACGTGAAGGGGGCCACGCGGCCGTCCAGTCTCATCGCCGCCATGTCTGTGTGCCATCTCAAACAGGCGGTGTGCAACGCTGGGGCCACGCCGGCCATGGGGCTGGCCAACATCTCCGTG CTCTTTGGCTTCATCAATTTTATCCTGTGGGCTGGAAACTGCTGGTTTGTGTTTAAAGAGACCTCGTGGCACGCGCAGGCCACCAACAAGGAGAATTCTGCTGAACAGGGAGCCATCGACAAGCAATAA